A window from Cellulomonas sp. C5510 encodes these proteins:
- a CDS encoding carbohydrate ABC transporter permease, which yields MSATVTTPAGTGGGPGTRPAPSAAHRPHRRRVEPIYYLFLLPTVVLFTLAITVPGVVGIFFSFTDSIGIGDWSFVGLTNYIAMFSDPAVVQSYLFTFGFSVATVVVVNVVAFLLAVGLTSRIRMRTALRTVFVVPMVISGIIIAYVFNFLFSNSLPAAGSALGVPWLETSLLANPDLAWVAIVAVTAWQAVPGTMLIYIAGLLSVPSDVYEAADLDGASKVQQLLRITVPLVAGYVVINVILGFKGFLNAYDIIVGLTNGGPGTATRSVAMTIIAGFNGGDYAYQMANATIFFVVAVLISLLQLSLMRNNRKAS from the coding sequence ATGAGCGCCACCGTCACCACCCCGGCCGGCACAGGGGGCGGCCCCGGGACCAGGCCCGCCCCGAGCGCGGCCCACCGGCCGCACCGCCGCCGCGTCGAGCCGATCTACTACCTGTTCCTGCTGCCCACGGTCGTGCTGTTCACGCTCGCGATCACGGTGCCGGGCGTCGTCGGGATCTTCTTCAGCTTCACCGACTCGATCGGCATCGGGGACTGGAGCTTCGTCGGGCTGACCAACTACATCGCGATGTTCAGCGACCCGGCCGTCGTGCAGAGCTACCTGTTCACGTTCGGGTTCTCGGTGGCCACCGTGGTCGTCGTCAACGTGGTGGCGTTCCTGCTCGCGGTGGGGCTCACGTCGCGCATCCGCATGAGGACGGCGCTGCGGACCGTCTTCGTGGTCCCGATGGTGATCTCCGGGATCATCATCGCCTACGTCTTCAACTTCCTGTTCTCCAACTCCCTGCCCGCGGCCGGCTCGGCGCTCGGCGTCCCGTGGCTGGAGACGAGCCTGCTCGCGAACCCCGACCTCGCGTGGGTCGCCATCGTCGCGGTCACGGCCTGGCAGGCGGTCCCCGGCACGATGCTCATCTACATCGCCGGCCTGCTGTCCGTGCCGTCCGACGTCTACGAGGCGGCGGACCTGGACGGCGCGAGCAAGGTCCAGCAGCTCCTGCGCATCACGGTGCCGCTCGTGGCCGGGTACGTGGTCATCAACGTCATCCTCGGCTTCAAGGGCTTCCTCAACGCCTACGACATCATCGTCGGCCTCACCAACGGCGGCCCCGGGACGGCCACGCGCAGCGTCGCGATGACGATCATCGCCGGCTTCAACGGCGGCGACTACGCCTACCAGATGGCCAACGCCACCATCTTCTTCGTCGTCGCGGTGCTCATCTCCCTCCTGCAGCTCTCGCTGATGCGGAACAACCGGAAGGCCTCGTGA
- a CDS encoding carbohydrate ABC transporter permease encodes MATQTLAAGGRTPTTGTTPGGRPARGDRAARVSWSGTVVLALCAVTVLLPLYVTVSMAFKTQSQAVDGQAFSLPAPFSIDGFVQAWNLTDFPVGAGISLFVTAGTVAATILLAAFASYAIVRNWDRRLFRYSFYYLLAAMFIPFPVVALPQIQLTGRVGLDNPVGVVLLATMFQLSFSVLLFTAFLRSIPDELEESARLDGATTWQTFWRLIFPLLAPMSATVGIFAFLYAWNDFMMPSLIIADPALQTLPVRQNLFQTQFSNNYHVAFASYLMAMAPAILAYLFTQRWVMAGVTQGAVKG; translated from the coding sequence ATGGCGACGCAGACCCTGGCGGCCGGCGGCCGCACGCCCACCACCGGCACCACCCCCGGCGGGCGGCCCGCCCGCGGCGACCGCGCCGCGCGCGTGAGCTGGTCCGGCACCGTCGTCCTCGCCCTGTGCGCGGTCACCGTGCTGCTGCCGCTGTACGTGACGGTGTCGATGGCGTTCAAGACGCAGAGCCAGGCGGTCGACGGCCAGGCGTTCTCGCTGCCCGCGCCGTTCAGTATCGACGGGTTCGTCCAGGCGTGGAACCTCACGGACTTCCCCGTCGGGGCCGGCATCTCGCTGTTCGTGACCGCCGGCACCGTCGCCGCGACCATCCTGCTCGCCGCGTTCGCGTCGTACGCGATCGTCCGGAACTGGGACCGCCGGCTGTTCCGGTACTCGTTCTACTACCTGCTCGCGGCGATGTTCATCCCGTTCCCGGTGGTGGCGCTGCCGCAGATCCAGCTCACCGGGCGCGTGGGGCTCGACAACCCCGTCGGCGTGGTGCTGCTGGCCACGATGTTCCAGCTGAGCTTCAGCGTGCTGCTGTTCACGGCGTTCCTGCGCTCCATCCCCGACGAGCTCGAGGAGAGCGCCCGCCTGGACGGCGCCACCACGTGGCAGACGTTCTGGCGGCTGATCTTCCCGCTGCTCGCCCCGATGAGTGCGACCGTCGGGATCTTCGCGTTCCTGTACGCCTGGAACGACTTCATGATGCCGTCGCTGATCATCGCCGACCCCGCCCTGCAGACGCTGCCCGTGCGGCAGAACCTGTTCCAGACGCAGTTCAGCAACAACTACCACGTGGCCTTCGCGTCCTACCTCATGGCCATGGCGCCCGCGATCCTCGCGTACCTGTTCACGCAGCGCTGGGTCATGGCGGGCGTCACGCAGGGCGCCGTCAAGGGCTGA
- a CDS encoding glycoside hydrolase family 13 protein has translation MTAPHPTAPATDTDLVPDGHAVVPPWWRQAVVYQVYPRSFADADGDGLGDIAGIVSRADYLAELGVDAVWLSPFYPSALADGGYDVADYRDVDPRLGTLEDLDALVTALHTRGIKVVVDIVPNHTSDQHRWFQEALAAGRGSAARERYIFREGTGPDGSLPPTDWESTFGGPAWTRVADGQWYLHNFAAEQPDLNWDHREVRDDFLTTLRFWSDRGVDGFRIDVAHMLTKDLSEPLPSAAELKALPRDGNHPLHDRDDVHEVYAEWRTVLNSYDPPRAAVAEAWVDSARVPLYARPESLGQSFNFDLLLAEPDAAQFRRLVTDNLELASRSGSSSTWVLSNHDVVRHATRYGLPRGDGSRDPRERGADWLLRGGPEEELDRDLGLRLARAATLFVLGLPGSTYLYQGEELGLHEVADIPADRRQDPTFARTGGAHVGRDGCRVPLPWTAEGGSFGFGAGGAHLPQPAWFARHAADVQDGDPDSTLTLYRRALALRRTLQTAERLEWVGTGREDVVHYVRPHGWHVVTNTGTEPYRVAGDLERLLASVPGDGPDVPGGSTAWFRSRRSSAGL, from the coding sequence ATGACCGCACCGCACCCCACCGCCCCGGCCACCGACACCGACCTCGTGCCCGACGGCCACGCCGTGGTGCCGCCGTGGTGGCGCCAGGCGGTCGTCTACCAGGTCTACCCGCGCAGCTTCGCGGACGCCGACGGGGACGGCCTGGGCGACATCGCCGGCATCGTCTCCCGCGCGGACTACCTCGCGGAGCTCGGCGTCGACGCGGTGTGGCTCAGCCCGTTCTACCCGTCCGCGCTCGCGGACGGCGGCTACGACGTGGCGGACTACCGCGACGTCGACCCGCGGCTCGGCACCCTCGAGGACCTCGACGCGCTCGTCACGGCCCTGCACACCCGGGGGATCAAGGTGGTCGTGGACATCGTCCCGAACCACACCTCCGACCAGCACCGCTGGTTCCAGGAGGCGCTCGCGGCCGGGCGCGGGTCGGCTGCGCGGGAGCGGTACATCTTCCGCGAGGGGACGGGGCCGGACGGGTCGCTGCCGCCCACGGACTGGGAGTCGACGTTCGGCGGCCCGGCGTGGACGCGTGTCGCCGACGGCCAGTGGTACCTGCACAACTTCGCCGCCGAGCAGCCGGACCTCAACTGGGACCACCGGGAGGTGCGGGACGACTTCCTCACCACGCTGCGGTTCTGGTCGGACCGCGGGGTCGACGGGTTCCGCATCGACGTCGCGCACATGCTCACGAAGGACCTCAGCGAGCCCCTGCCGTCGGCGGCCGAGCTGAAGGCGCTGCCCCGGGACGGGAACCACCCGCTGCACGACCGGGACGACGTGCACGAGGTCTACGCGGAGTGGCGCACGGTGCTCAACTCCTACGACCCGCCGCGTGCGGCCGTCGCGGAGGCCTGGGTGGACTCCGCCCGCGTCCCGCTGTACGCCCGGCCGGAGAGCCTCGGGCAGTCGTTCAACTTCGACCTGCTGCTCGCCGAGCCCGACGCCGCGCAGTTCCGGCGGCTCGTGACCGACAACCTCGAGCTCGCGTCCCGCTCCGGGTCGTCCAGCACGTGGGTGCTGTCGAACCACGACGTCGTCCGGCACGCCACCCGGTACGGGCTGCCCCGCGGCGACGGCAGCCGGGACCCGCGCGAGCGCGGCGCGGACTGGCTGCTGCGCGGGGGGCCGGAGGAGGAGCTCGACCGGGACCTCGGGCTGCGGCTCGCCCGCGCCGCGACGCTGTTCGTGCTGGGCCTGCCCGGGTCGACGTACCTCTACCAGGGCGAGGAGCTGGGCCTCCACGAGGTCGCGGACATCCCCGCGGACCGGCGGCAGGACCCCACGTTCGCCCGCACCGGCGGCGCGCACGTGGGTCGTGACGGGTGCCGCGTGCCGCTGCCGTGGACGGCGGAGGGCGGGTCGTTCGGGTTCGGAGCCGGTGGCGCCCACCTGCCGCAGCCGGCGTGGTTCGCCCGCCACGCCGCGGACGTGCAGGACGGGGACCCGGACTCGACGCTGACGCTCTACCGGCGGGCGCTCGCGCTGCGCCGCACGCTCCAGACCGCGGAGCGCCTGGAGTGGGTCGGGACGGGCCGTGAGGACGTCGTGCACTACGTGCGGCCCCACGGCTGGCACGTCGTGACGAACACCGGGACGGAGCCCTACCGGGTGGCCGGCGACCTCGAGCGGCTCCTGGCGAGCGTGCCCGGTGACGGGCCGGACGTCCCGGGCGGCTCGACGGCGTGGTTCCGGTCCCGCCGGAGCTCGGCAGGGCTGTGA
- a CDS encoding SDR family oxidoreductase yields the protein MALRVLVIGGTGVISSAVTRLAVERGLDVTVLHRGSASARPLPEGVEAVHGDIRDPASVRDALGDREFDAVVDWVAFTPQHVTTDIELFTGRTGQYVFISSASAYQTPPERLPVTESTPLRNPFWQYSRDKIACEDLLQRAYRDSGFPVTVVRPSHTYDRTSVPLDGGWTAVERMRQGKEVVVHGDGTSLWTLTHHEDFARGFVPLLGHPRALGDAFHITSDDVLTWNQVVRALAAAAGVEPRVVHVPSDAIAAADPDWGAGLLGDKAHSMVFDTSKLRALVPDFRTTVTFEEGARQIVAWHDADPARRRVDARLDAVMDDLVTRFRVA from the coding sequence ATGGCCCTTCGCGTCCTCGTCATCGGCGGCACCGGCGTCATCAGCTCCGCCGTCACCCGCCTCGCCGTCGAGCGCGGTCTCGACGTCACCGTCCTGCACCGCGGCTCCGCGTCCGCCCGCCCCCTGCCCGAGGGCGTCGAGGCGGTCCACGGCGACATCCGCGACCCCGCGTCCGTGCGCGACGCGCTCGGCGACCGGGAGTTCGACGCCGTCGTCGACTGGGTGGCGTTCACGCCGCAGCACGTCACCACGGACATCGAGCTGTTCACCGGCCGCACCGGGCAGTACGTGTTCATCAGCTCCGCGTCCGCCTACCAGACGCCGCCGGAGCGCCTGCCCGTCACCGAGTCCACGCCGCTGCGCAACCCGTTCTGGCAGTACTCGCGCGACAAGATCGCGTGCGAGGACCTGCTGCAGCGCGCGTACCGCGACTCCGGCTTCCCCGTCACGGTCGTCCGCCCGTCCCACACGTACGACCGCACGTCCGTGCCGCTGGACGGCGGGTGGACCGCGGTGGAGCGGATGCGCCAGGGCAAGGAGGTCGTCGTGCACGGCGACGGGACCTCGCTGTGGACCCTCACGCACCACGAGGACTTCGCCCGCGGGTTCGTCCCGCTGCTCGGGCACCCGCGGGCGCTCGGCGACGCGTTCCACATCACCTCGGACGACGTGCTCACGTGGAACCAGGTGGTCCGCGCGCTCGCCGCCGCCGCCGGCGTGGAGCCCCGCGTCGTGCACGTCCCGTCGGACGCCATCGCGGCGGCGGACCCGGACTGGGGCGCCGGCCTGCTGGGGGACAAGGCCCACTCGATGGTGTTCGACACCAGCAAGCTGCGCGCCCTCGTCCCGGACTTCCGGACGACCGTCACGTTCGAGGAGGGCGCGCGCCAGATCGTCGCCTGGCACGACGCCGACCCGGCGCGCCGCCGGGTGGACGCCCGTCTCGACGCGGTCATGGACGACCTGGTGACGCGGTTCCGCGTGGCCTGA
- the nrdD gene encoding anaerobic ribonucleoside-triphosphate reductase, with amino-acid sequence MTTIELDGAGRPVELTLQEAALTVRKRDGRALPFDPSRIRAAVAKAFVEVHGELGALHELVLDDITEQVVGELTSRFDGEVKIYEIQNVVEHTLLESHQYDVARVYIDYRVQRDLARSRALDVNHSIGQLVGKDSTVVHENANKDADVFNTQRDLTAGAVGKAIGLRMLPPHVANAHAKGDIHYHDLDYHPYAPMTNCCLIDFRTMLSQGFRIGNAQVDPPRSIQTATAQISQIIANVSSSQYGGCSVNRIDELLAPYAERNFAKHMADAEQWVSEPERRRAYAEEKTRKDIYDAMQSLEYEINTLFTSNGQTPFTSVGFGLGTGWFEREIQRAILQIRILGLGKERRTAIFPKLIFTLRRGTNLTAEDPNYDIKQLAVECATKRMYPDVLSYDKIVEITGSFKVPMGCRSFLQGWSDEDGNDVVEGRMNLGVVTLNIPRIALETRGDQDAFWALLEERLEIVHDAMLYRVERCKEAVPANAPILYVHGAFGQRLAPDDDVDALFRGGRATVSLGYIGLYEAAAAFYGGAWESDPEAKEFTLRVLRTLSTRAKQWTARHGYQFSVYSTPSESLTDRFCRLDKKKFGSVPDITDKDYYTNSFHYDVRKAPTPFEKLDFEQDYPQYASGGFIHYCEYPVLQQNPKALEAVWDYAYDRVGYLGTNTPIDRCLECGFSGDFTPTERGFACPGCGNADPRTCDVVKRTCGYLGNPQQRPMVHGRHVEISSRVKHLEGSTGSMPPAADAG; translated from the coding sequence ATGACGACGATCGAGCTGGACGGGGCCGGGCGGCCGGTGGAGCTCACCCTCCAGGAAGCCGCTCTCACCGTCCGGAAGCGGGACGGCCGAGCCCTCCCGTTCGACCCCTCCCGCATCCGCGCCGCCGTCGCGAAGGCGTTCGTCGAGGTGCACGGCGAGCTCGGCGCGCTGCACGAGCTGGTGCTCGACGACATCACGGAGCAGGTCGTCGGGGAGCTCACCTCCCGGTTCGACGGCGAGGTGAAGATCTACGAGATCCAGAACGTCGTCGAGCACACCCTGCTGGAGTCCCACCAGTACGACGTCGCCCGGGTCTACATCGACTACCGGGTGCAGCGGGACCTGGCGCGCTCCCGGGCGCTCGACGTCAACCACTCCATCGGCCAGCTCGTCGGCAAGGACTCCACGGTCGTCCACGAGAACGCCAACAAGGACGCCGACGTCTTCAACACGCAGCGCGACCTCACCGCCGGTGCCGTCGGCAAGGCCATCGGCCTGCGGATGCTCCCGCCGCACGTCGCGAACGCGCACGCCAAGGGCGACATCCACTACCACGACCTCGACTACCACCCGTACGCCCCGATGACGAACTGCTGCCTCATCGACTTCCGGACGATGCTGTCCCAGGGCTTCCGGATCGGGAACGCGCAGGTCGACCCGCCGCGCTCCATCCAGACGGCGACCGCGCAGATCTCCCAGATCATCGCCAACGTGTCGTCCAGCCAGTACGGCGGCTGCTCCGTGAACCGCATCGACGAGCTGCTGGCCCCGTACGCCGAGCGGAACTTCGCGAAGCACATGGCCGACGCGGAGCAGTGGGTCTCCGAGCCCGAGCGGCGCCGCGCCTACGCGGAGGAGAAGACCCGCAAGGACATCTACGACGCGATGCAGAGCCTCGAGTACGAGATCAACACCCTCTTCACGTCCAACGGGCAGACGCCGTTCACGTCCGTCGGCTTCGGGCTCGGCACCGGCTGGTTCGAGCGGGAGATCCAGCGCGCCATCCTGCAGATCCGCATCCTCGGGCTCGGCAAGGAGCGGCGCACGGCGATCTTCCCCAAGCTCATCTTCACGCTGCGCCGCGGGACCAACCTCACCGCCGAGGACCCGAACTACGACATCAAGCAGCTCGCCGTGGAGTGCGCCACCAAGCGCATGTACCCCGACGTCCTCAGCTACGACAAGATCGTCGAGATCACCGGCTCGTTCAAGGTCCCGATGGGCTGCCGGTCGTTCCTGCAGGGCTGGAGCGACGAGGACGGGAACGACGTCGTCGAGGGCCGGATGAACCTCGGTGTCGTCACGCTCAACATCCCCCGCATCGCGCTCGAGACCCGCGGCGACCAGGACGCGTTCTGGGCACTGCTCGAGGAGCGGCTCGAGATCGTCCACGACGCGATGCTGTACCGCGTCGAGCGCTGCAAGGAGGCCGTGCCGGCCAACGCCCCGATCCTCTACGTGCACGGCGCGTTCGGGCAGCGGCTCGCGCCGGACGACGACGTGGACGCCCTGTTCCGCGGCGGCCGCGCCACCGTGTCGCTCGGGTACATCGGCCTGTACGAGGCCGCCGCCGCGTTCTACGGCGGCGCGTGGGAGTCCGACCCGGAGGCCAAGGAGTTCACGCTCCGGGTGCTGCGGACCCTCAGCACCCGCGCCAAGCAGTGGACCGCCCGCCACGGCTACCAGTTCTCGGTGTACTCCACCCCGTCCGAGTCGCTCACCGACCGGTTCTGCCGGCTCGACAAGAAGAAGTTCGGGTCCGTGCCGGACATCACCGACAAGGACTACTACACGAACTCGTTCCACTACGACGTCCGCAAGGCCCCGACGCCGTTCGAGAAGCTCGACTTCGAGCAGGACTACCCGCAGTACGCGTCCGGCGGGTTCATCCACTACTGCGAGTACCCGGTGCTGCAGCAGAACCCGAAGGCGCTCGAGGCCGTGTGGGACTACGCGTACGACCGGGTCGGGTACCTCGGCACCAACACCCCGATCGACCGGTGCCTGGAGTGCGGGTTCTCCGGCGACTTCACGCCCACCGAGCGCGGGTTCGCCTGCCCCGGCTGCGGCAACGCCGACCCCCGCACGTGCGACGTCGTGAAGCGGACCTGCGGCTACCTCGGCAACCCGCAGCAGCGGCCGATGGTGCACGGACGGCACGTGGAGATCTCCTCGCGGGTGAAGCACCTCGAGGGCAGCACGGGGTCGATGCCGCCCGCCGCCGACGCGGGCTGA
- the nrdG gene encoding anaerobic ribonucleoside-triphosphate reductase activating protein codes for MARDPRPGQWRAGALSQDHVADYKPFVMVDGEGVRCSLYVSGCPFACAGCFNEAAWSFRYGTPFDDALADRIAADLAHEAVQGLSLLGGEPFLNTRVCLAVVRRLRAEHGRSKDVWCWTGYTFEELLAESAAGQDDKRDLLAELDVLVDGRFELAQRDLTLAFRGSANQRVLDVPASLAAGRAVLWRGALPRAAGSEQLDRRPLI; via the coding sequence ATGGCGCGGGACCCGCGCCCCGGGCAGTGGCGTGCGGGGGCGCTCAGCCAGGACCACGTCGCGGACTACAAGCCGTTCGTCATGGTCGACGGCGAGGGCGTGCGGTGCAGCCTGTACGTCTCCGGGTGCCCGTTCGCCTGCGCCGGCTGCTTCAACGAGGCCGCCTGGTCGTTCCGGTACGGCACGCCGTTCGACGACGCGCTCGCCGACCGCATCGCCGCCGACCTCGCGCACGAGGCCGTCCAGGGGCTGTCGCTGCTCGGCGGGGAGCCGTTCCTCAACACCCGCGTGTGCCTGGCCGTCGTGCGCCGCCTGCGCGCCGAGCACGGCCGGTCCAAGGACGTGTGGTGCTGGACGGGCTACACCTTCGAGGAGCTGCTGGCGGAGTCGGCAGCGGGCCAGGACGACAAGCGGGACCTGCTCGCCGAGCTCGACGTGCTGGTGGACGGCCGGTTCGAGCTCGCGCAGCGGGACCTCACCCTGGCGTTCCGCGGCTCGGCGAACCAGCGCGTGCTCGACGTGCCGGCGTCCCTCGCCGCCGGCCGCGCCGTCCTGTGGCGCGGCGCCCTCCCCCGCGCCGCCGGGTCCGAGCAGCTCGACCGCCGCCCCCTGATCTGA
- a CDS encoding DUF1206 domain-containing protein: MTGNVQSAVSRAGDHPALEAGARLGYAAAGVLHLLLAWVTVQLAWTSGSEQADQQGALAQLAGNGVGTALLWVLLVGFVLLALWQATEAIAWGEVSDRAKAAAKAVTYGVLAASTVSVLTGGGSGGGSQGATAGLLGSGAGRVLVGAVGLGVVGVAGYHVVKGWRERFLRDLAGSPAPWVVRAGRAGYVGKGAALAVVGVLLVVAAVQADPEKAQGLDAALHALASLPFGAVLLTLAAIGFAAYGVYAFGRARYARV; the protein is encoded by the coding sequence GTGACCGGGAACGTGCAGTCCGCCGTCTCGCGCGCCGGCGACCACCCTGCCCTCGAGGCGGGCGCCCGCCTCGGGTACGCCGCCGCCGGCGTGCTCCACCTGCTGCTCGCGTGGGTGACCGTGCAGCTCGCGTGGACGTCCGGCAGCGAGCAGGCCGACCAGCAGGGCGCCCTCGCGCAGCTCGCGGGGAACGGCGTCGGCACGGCGCTGCTCTGGGTGCTGCTCGTGGGGTTCGTGCTGCTGGCGCTGTGGCAGGCCACGGAGGCGATCGCGTGGGGCGAGGTCTCCGACCGGGCCAAGGCTGCCGCGAAGGCCGTGACGTACGGGGTGCTCGCGGCCTCGACCGTGTCGGTGCTCACCGGCGGTGGGTCGGGCGGCGGGTCGCAGGGCGCGACGGCCGGGCTGCTCGGCAGCGGTGCGGGCCGGGTGCTCGTCGGCGCCGTGGGCCTCGGGGTGGTCGGCGTCGCCGGCTACCACGTGGTCAAGGGCTGGCGCGAGAGGTTCCTCCGGGACCTGGCCGGGAGCCCGGCGCCGTGGGTCGTGCGGGCCGGTCGCGCCGGCTACGTCGGCAAGGGCGCCGCGCTCGCGGTCGTCGGGGTGCTGCTGGTGGTCGCCGCGGTGCAGGCCGACCCGGAGAAGGCGCAGGGCCTCGACGCCGCGCTGCACGCGCTCGCGAGCCTGCCGTTCGGTGCGGTGCTGCTGACGCTGGCCGCGATCGGGTTCGCCGCGTACGGGGTGTACGCGTTCGGACGCGCCCGGTACGCGCGCGTCTGA
- a CDS encoding dihydrofolate reductase family protein has product MATLVHAAITSLDGYVADRDGRFDWSAPDEEVHLAVNALHHGVGTLLYGRRVYDVMTAWEDMATADEPPAVQEFAELWRAAHKVVYSRTLTEPRSARTQIERDFDAEAVRRLLRSSPHDVLIGGSDLTGQALRAGLVGELHLFVTPVLVGGGTRALPDDVRLDLELVDVRRFAGGVVHLHHRVRDGGPATGSGGGAGKASAG; this is encoded by the coding sequence GTGGCCACGCTCGTGCACGCAGCGATCACGTCGCTGGACGGCTACGTCGCCGACCGGGACGGCCGGTTCGACTGGAGCGCCCCCGACGAGGAGGTGCACCTGGCGGTCAACGCCCTGCACCACGGCGTCGGGACGCTGCTGTACGGGCGGCGCGTCTACGACGTGATGACCGCCTGGGAGGACATGGCGACCGCCGACGAACCCCCGGCCGTGCAGGAGTTCGCGGAGCTGTGGCGCGCCGCGCACAAGGTCGTCTACTCCCGGACCCTCACCGAGCCGCGCAGCGCCCGCACGCAGATCGAGCGGGACTTCGACGCCGAGGCCGTCCGGCGGCTGCTGCGGTCGTCCCCGCACGACGTGCTGATCGGCGGGTCCGACCTCACCGGCCAGGCGCTGCGCGCGGGCCTCGTGGGCGAGCTGCACCTGTTCGTGACGCCGGTGCTCGTCGGGGGCGGGACCCGGGCGCTGCCGGACGACGTCCGGCTGGACCTCGAGCTGGTGGACGTGCGGCGGTTCGCGGGCGGGGTCGTGCACCTGCACCACCGGGTGCGGGACGGCGGCCCGGCGACGGGCTCGGGCGGCGGGGCAGGCAAGGCGTCCGCCGGCTGA
- a CDS encoding LLM class flavin-dependent oxidoreductase yields MRPDTGVLLPRDLPVDRLLPYARRADELGFSELWVVEDLGFRGGIAQAAAVLASTERIRVCVGILPAGARNVAFAAMEAATVAELFPGRLQLGVGHGMPGWMRQAGAWPASPLTAFEEHVTALRALLRGETVTTEGRFVRLDGVRLESPPAVVPPVLAGVRGPRSLAAAGRCADGTVLAEPAGPEYVRAARAQIGAGPGHRVAVYDVAAVDADPAAARAAVRPALAWIGDPDWDVHVAPLPFADELRALRAGTDDRAAFAAALPDAWVDRLAVCGTPEQARARIDEIGAAGADAVVLAPAGADPLAALDALATVL; encoded by the coding sequence ATGCGTCCCGACACCGGTGTCCTGCTGCCCCGTGACCTGCCCGTCGACCGGCTGCTGCCGTACGCACGCCGGGCGGACGAGCTGGGGTTCTCGGAGCTGTGGGTGGTGGAGGACCTGGGCTTCCGCGGGGGCATCGCCCAGGCCGCGGCGGTGCTCGCGTCGACGGAGCGGATCCGGGTGTGCGTCGGCATCCTGCCGGCCGGTGCGCGCAACGTGGCGTTCGCCGCGATGGAGGCTGCGACCGTCGCGGAGCTGTTCCCCGGCCGGCTGCAGCTGGGCGTCGGGCACGGGATGCCGGGGTGGATGCGTCAGGCGGGCGCGTGGCCGGCGAGCCCGCTGACCGCCTTCGAGGAGCACGTGACGGCGCTGCGGGCGCTGCTGCGCGGGGAGACGGTCACGACGGAGGGCAGGTTCGTGCGCCTGGACGGGGTGCGCCTGGAGTCCCCGCCGGCGGTGGTCCCGCCCGTCCTGGCGGGCGTCCGGGGGCCGCGGTCCCTCGCCGCCGCAGGGCGCTGCGCGGACGGGACGGTGCTCGCGGAGCCGGCGGGCCCCGAGTACGTGCGGGCGGCGCGGGCGCAGATCGGCGCGGGGCCGGGGCACCGGGTCGCGGTGTACGACGTCGCGGCCGTGGACGCCGACCCCGCGGCGGCCCGGGCGGCGGTGCGCCCGGCGCTCGCGTGGATCGGGGACCCCGACTGGGACGTGCACGTCGCACCCCTGCCGTTCGCGGACGAGCTGCGGGCCCTGCGCGCCGGCACGGACGACCGCGCCGCGTTCGCCGCCGCCCTGCCCGACGCGTGGGTCGACCGGCTGGCCGTGTGCGGGACGCCCGAGCAGGCGCGTGCCCGCATCGACGAGATCGGCGCGGCCGGGGCGGACGCGGTGGTCCTGGCCCCGGCCGGCGCCGACCCGCTCGCGGCCCTCGACGCGCTGGCGACGGTGCTCTGA
- a CDS encoding FBP domain-containing protein — translation MRPVTDAQIHASFVNCSRREAAQATMPAGLAALGWERLDYLGWNDPKNPRRAYVVTWLDDRPVGIVLRAADGATTRNAVCAWCEDVIATNDVSLFVAKRAGSAGRNGNTLGTLICADFACSQNARRRPTIVEAGDDAAAVVARRVAGLQERSARFVASVAQG, via the coding sequence ATGCGTCCCGTCACCGATGCCCAGATCCACGCGTCCTTCGTCAACTGCTCCCGCCGCGAGGCCGCCCAGGCCACGATGCCGGCCGGCCTCGCCGCCCTCGGCTGGGAGCGCCTGGACTACCTCGGGTGGAACGACCCGAAGAACCCCCGCCGCGCCTACGTCGTGACCTGGCTGGACGACCGGCCCGTCGGCATCGTGCTGCGGGCGGCGGACGGCGCGACCACCCGCAACGCGGTGTGCGCCTGGTGCGAGGACGTCATCGCCACCAACGACGTCAGCCTGTTCGTCGCGAAGCGTGCCGGCTCCGCCGGGCGCAACGGCAACACCCTCGGCACGCTGATCTGCGCGGACTTCGCGTGCTCGCAGAACGCCCGCCGCCGCCCGACGATCGTCGAGGCCGGGGACGACGCCGCCGCCGTGGTGGCCCGCCGGGTCGCCGGGCTGCAGGAGCGCAGCGCCCGGTTCGTCGCGTCCGTCGCGCAGGGCTGA